One genomic window of Methyloceanibacter sp. wino2 includes the following:
- a CDS encoding DUF3141 domain-containing protein — protein MTDTVADTGPTSDDVIESMFDSVAKAVSESPAVMLNRRVEAATQVSEGLQTTQTFLMHSAMSHAERIAHEHQERLKASLATLSDIAKGFSENPDFDGLAGAWQAYVNDSMQRGALFLDTMRERGDIFLEHEAAGCPPVLTYDYEVVLDGADLRHPCNYMLLKILPPEGIEIDATARPYVIIDPRAGHGAGIGGFKSDSQVGVALAKGHPVYFVAFRREPIPGQTLADVTRAEAEFVREVGRRHPQSPKPVVTGNCQGGWATLLLAATNHDLTGPIVLNGSPVATWGGEVGKYPMRYNGGILGGTWQPMFWSDMGDGVFDGAHLVQNFEMLNPSRNYFGKYYDLYRDIDHGRERFLEFEKWWGGFFLLNEAEIHWIVEQLFVGNRLAKNEAQLEPGRHIDVKNIRSPIIVFASQGDNITPPQQALNWIADSYADTSEIRIRGQRIIYMVHDQVGHLGIFVSSKIAKREHTEMTGTMEAIESLPPGLYEMKIDDYQGHGEGREFTVSFHERKLDQLRALDAKRDDEQPFAAVARMSEIQAQLYDLCLRPFVKAAVNPGIAELARMLHPLRLQRGLVSGRNPVMAGVTSLAEKAKEEREPVAGDNPFVQAERVFASLFEQSIDFMRDVRDAMYENMFFSMWSTPWAATFGAPNLLGRTLKNEAELRALPEVQSALRHMSEGGFAEAVIRMLILLADSRGEVRRDRLERSGTVLTQDEPFRSLSTDQRRQIIDEQTLVVQFEREAAIQTLPDLLKTAEDRKLAAEVAQFVPGSIEEMSPNTLEMLQRFRHVLGLSPISGDITKDPLAGRGFGTLRGGSRMPSAAE, from the coding sequence GCCCACGAGCATCAAGAACGTCTCAAGGCCTCCTTGGCCACGCTGTCGGATATCGCCAAGGGCTTCTCCGAAAATCCCGACTTTGATGGTCTCGCGGGGGCCTGGCAGGCTTACGTGAACGACAGTATGCAGCGCGGGGCTCTGTTCCTCGACACCATGCGCGAGCGCGGCGACATCTTCTTGGAGCACGAGGCGGCGGGGTGTCCCCCTGTCCTGACCTACGACTACGAGGTCGTGCTCGACGGCGCAGATCTGCGCCATCCCTGCAACTACATGCTGCTGAAGATCTTGCCGCCCGAAGGCATCGAGATCGACGCCACCGCGCGGCCCTACGTGATCATCGATCCGCGTGCGGGGCACGGCGCCGGCATCGGCGGCTTCAAGTCCGACAGCCAAGTCGGCGTTGCCTTGGCGAAGGGTCACCCGGTCTATTTCGTCGCGTTCCGGCGTGAGCCGATCCCCGGCCAGACCCTTGCCGATGTGACGCGCGCGGAAGCCGAGTTCGTTCGCGAGGTGGGACGTCGCCATCCCCAATCCCCAAAGCCCGTCGTCACCGGCAACTGCCAGGGCGGTTGGGCAACGCTTCTCCTTGCCGCGACCAATCACGACCTTACCGGGCCGATTGTTCTGAACGGGTCGCCCGTTGCGACCTGGGGCGGAGAGGTCGGCAAATACCCGATGCGCTACAACGGCGGCATTTTGGGCGGCACATGGCAGCCGATGTTCTGGTCGGACATGGGCGATGGCGTATTCGACGGCGCCCATCTGGTGCAGAACTTCGAGATGCTCAATCCGAGCCGCAACTATTTCGGCAAGTATTACGACCTCTATCGCGACATCGACCATGGCCGCGAGCGCTTCTTGGAATTCGAGAAGTGGTGGGGCGGGTTCTTCCTTCTCAACGAGGCCGAAATCCACTGGATCGTCGAACAGCTCTTCGTCGGCAATCGGCTCGCAAAGAACGAAGCGCAGCTCGAGCCCGGGCGGCACATCGATGTAAAAAACATCCGTTCACCGATTATCGTGTTCGCCAGCCAAGGCGACAACATCACGCCGCCGCAGCAGGCGTTGAACTGGATCGCGGACAGCTATGCGGACACCTCTGAAATCAGAATCCGTGGCCAGCGCATCATCTACATGGTGCACGACCAGGTCGGCCATTTGGGTATTTTCGTTTCCTCCAAGATCGCCAAACGCGAGCACACGGAGATGACCGGCACGATGGAAGCGATCGAGTCGCTCCCGCCTGGCCTCTACGAAATGAAGATCGACGACTATCAGGGTCACGGCGAGGGCCGTGAGTTTACGGTGAGCTTCCACGAACGCAAGCTGGATCAACTCCGCGCTCTCGACGCCAAGCGCGACGACGAGCAGCCATTCGCGGCCGTTGCCCGCATGTCGGAGATTCAGGCGCAGCTCTACGATCTTTGCTTGCGGCCTTTCGTGAAGGCGGCAGTCAATCCGGGTATCGCCGAACTCGCGCGGATGCTGCATCCCTTGCGGCTGCAGCGCGGGCTGGTGTCCGGCCGCAATCCCGTGATGGCCGGCGTGACGAGTCTGGCCGAGAAAGCCAAGGAAGAGCGCGAGCCGGTAGCCGGCGACAACCCCTTCGTTCAGGCCGAGCGGGTGTTCGCATCACTCTTCGAACAGTCTATCGACTTCATGCGCGACGTCCGCGACGCGATGTACGAGAACATGTTCTTCTCGATGTGGTCGACGCCTTGGGCGGCGACGTTCGGTGCGCCCAACCTGCTGGGACGGACGCTCAAGAACGAGGCCGAACTTCGGGCGCTCCCCGAAGTTCAGTCGGCTCTGCGTCACATGTCGGAAGGCGGTTTCGCCGAGGCTGTGATCCGCATGCTGATCCTGCTTGCGGACTCGCGCGGCGAAGTGCGGCGTGACCGTCTGGAGCGGTCCGGCACGGTGCTCACGCAGGACGAACCCTTCCGGTCGCTCAGCACCGACCAGCGGCGGCAGATCATCGACGAGCAGACCCTGGTGGTTCAGTTCGAGCGTGAGGCGGCCATCCAGACATTGCCGGATCTCCTCAAGACCGCCGAAGACCGGAAGCTGGCTGCCGAGGTTGCCCAATTTGTGCCGGGGTCCATCGAGGAGATGTCGCCGAATACGCTGGAAATGCTTCAGCGCTTCCGCCACGTCTTAGGCCTGTCGCCGATTTCCGGCGACATCACGAAGGATCCGCTCGCCGGCCGCGGTTTCGGTACGCTGCGTGGGGGTTCGAGGATGCCGTCGGCCGCCGAGTAG